A genomic segment from Leopardus geoffroyi isolate Oge1 chromosome A2, O.geoffroyi_Oge1_pat1.0, whole genome shotgun sequence encodes:
- the NIBAN3 gene encoding protein Niban 3 isoform X2: MGGRPSSPLDKRRQQHLRGQVDTMLRDFLPCYREQLAASVLRQISRELGPQEPAGCQLMRSKKLPRVREHQGPLTQLWGHPPRWQAIFCVLRGDGRLEWFSHREEYENGGHPLSSVALTGYTVLTSQREYLCLLDALCPVPSGEHTQEEPEPLLEMPVNFPLFLQHPFRRHLCFSAATGEARRAWRLALQGGIRLRGTVLQRSQAPAARAFLDALRLYRQRRGHFGEDDVTLGSDAEVLTGVLMRELLPALRAQTLPGLRGASRNRAWAWTELLDAVHAAVLAGASAGLRAFQPEKDELLAALEKTIRPDVDQILQLRARVARRLRVEVEGPLESCLRGRVDTQLSRVTQKLLSTVEAVLSTVQTLLAQGMDRLSRHLRGSPSSTRLRKEVYSFGEMPWDSELMHACYREAERSQKRLGQLVAPFGFFGTRSLVFGAQDLAQQLADQCLTTALDCTQAAQQLEKVRGRVLKKFQSDSSSARRRFIRGWLLCIFLPFVLSQLKSSCKAELPEFEGEVLAMGSPALTIEGIYEDIVRGVLLQRIDGELKKALGVSDMSCTLDGCSEAPWDPTGADEETEAQRGTCPRQPGSGAEVQLLCSRPPPGTSTAASRPHLSSFPSDK, encoded by the exons ATGGGGGGGCGGCCCTCGAGCCCCCTGGACAAGCGGCGGCAACAGCACCTGAGAG GCCAGGTGGACACCATGCTGAGGGACTTCCTGCCCTGCTACCGCGAGCAGCTGGCGGCCTCTGTCCTGCGACAGATCTCCCGTGAGCTGGGGCCCCAGGAGCCCGCCGGATGCCAGCTGATGCGCAGTAAA AAGCTTCCCCGAGTCCGTGAGCACCAAGGGCCTCTGACCCAGCTGTGGGGCCACCCGCCTCGGTGGCAGGCGATCTTCTGTGTCCTGCGGGGGGATGGCCGCCTGGAGTGGTTCAGCCATAGGGAG GAATATGAGAATGGGGGCCATCCCCTCAGCTCCGTGGCCTTGACAGGGTATACCGTCCTGACTTCCCAGCGGGAATATCTCTGCCTGTTGGATGCTCTCTGCCCAGTCCCCTCAG GAGAGCATACCCAGGAAGAGCCCGAACCCCTCCTGGAAATGCCCGTGAACTTCCCCCTGTTCCTGCAGCACCCCTTCCGCCGGCACCTCTGTTTCTCCGCGGCCACGGGGGAAGCGCGGCGGGCTTGGAGGCTGGCCCTCCAGGGTGGCATCCGGCTCCGTGGGACAG TCTTGCAGCGCAGTCAGGCCCCCGCAGCCCGTGCCTTCCTGGACGCCTTAAGACTCTATCGGCAGCGCCGAGGCCACTTTGGCGAGGACGACGTGACCCTGGGCTCGGATGCCGAG GTGCTGACCGGGGTGCTGATGCGGGAGCTGCTGCCGGCGCTGCGAGCCCAGACCCTGCCCGGCCTGCGGGGGGCCAGCCGCAACCGTGCCTGGGCCTGGACCGAG CTCCTAGACGCAGTCCACGCTGCCGTCCTGGCCGGGGCCTCCGCCGGGCTCCGCGCCTTCCAGCCGGAAAAGGACGAACTGCTGGCGGCCCTGGAGAAGACCATCCGCCCGGACGTGGACCAGATTCTGCAGCTGCGGGCGCGCGTGGCGCGGAGGCTGCGGG TGGAGGTCGAGGGCCCCCTGGAGTCCTGCCTGCGCGGGAGGGTGGACACACAGCTGTCCCGGGTCACGCAAAAGCTGCTGAGCACCGTGGAAGCCGTGCTCTCAACAGTGCAGACCCTCCTAGCCCAGGGCATGGACCGCCTGTCTCGCCACCTGCGTGGGAGCCCCTCTAGCACCCGCTTGCGCAAGGAG GTTTACTCATTTGGGGAGATGCCATGGGACTCAGAGCTGATGCACGCCTGCTACCGTGAGGCTGAGCGAAGCCAGAAGCGCCTGGGGCAGCTGGTGGCGCCTTTTGGCTTCTTTGGCACACGAAGCCTGGTATTTGGGGCCCAGGATCTCGCACAGCAG CTGGCGGACCAGTGTCTGACCACAGCCCTGGACTGCACCCAGGCCGCCCAGCAGTTGGAGAAAGTCAGGGGGCGGGTGCTGAAG AAGTTCCAGTCGGACAGCAGCTCAGCGCGGAGGAGGTTCATCCGTGGATGGTTGCTTTGTATCTTCTTGCCCTTTGTGTTGAGTCAGCTGAAGAGTAGCTGCAAAGCG GAGCTGCCTGAGTTTGAAGGGGAGGTCCTCGCCATGGGTAGCCCGGCCCTGACCATCGAGGGTATCTATGAAGACATTGTCCGGGGGGTTCTGCTGCAGAGGATTGATGGAG AACTGAAAAAGGCCCTTGGTGTCAGTGACATGTCCTGCACTCTGGATGGCTGCTCGGAGGCCCCATGGGACCCGACAGGAGCAG acgaggaaactgaggctcagagagggactTGTCCCAGGCAACCAGGCTCTGGTGCCGAGGTCCAGCTGCTCTGCTCACGGCCTCCTCCAGGAACATCCACAGCTGCGTCTCGACCGCATCTCTCTTCGTTCCCATCGGACAAATGA
- the NIBAN3 gene encoding protein Niban 3 isoform X1, producing the protein MGGRPSSPLDKRRQQHLRGQVDTMLRDFLPCYREQLAASVLRQISRELGPQEPAGCQLMRSKKLPRVREHQGPLTQLWGHPPRWQAIFCVLRGDGRLEWFSHREEYENGGHPLSSVALTGYTVLTSQREYLCLLDALCPVPSGEHTQEEPEPLLEMPVNFPLFLQHPFRRHLCFSAATGEARRAWRLALQGGIRLRGTVLQRSQAPAARAFLDALRLYRQRRGHFGEDDVTLGSDAEVLTGVLMRELLPALRAQTLPGLRGASRNRAWAWTELLDAVHAAVLAGASAGLRAFQPEKDELLAALEKTIRPDVDQILQLRARVARRLRVEVEGPLESCLRGRVDTQLSRVTQKLLSTVEAVLSTVQTLLAQGMDRLSRHLRGSPSSTRLRKEVYSFGEMPWDSELMHACYREAERSQKRLGQLVAPFGFFGTRSLVFGAQDLAQQLMADAVATFLQLADQCLTTALDCTQAAQQLEKVRGRVLKKFQSDSSSARRRFIRGWLLCIFLPFVLSQLKSSCKAELPEFEGEVLAMGSPALTIEGIYEDIVRGVLLQRIDGELKKALGVSDMSCTLDGCSEAPWDPTGADEETEAQRGTCPRQPGSGAEVQLLCSRPPPGTSTAASRPHLSSFPSDK; encoded by the exons ATGGGGGGGCGGCCCTCGAGCCCCCTGGACAAGCGGCGGCAACAGCACCTGAGAG GCCAGGTGGACACCATGCTGAGGGACTTCCTGCCCTGCTACCGCGAGCAGCTGGCGGCCTCTGTCCTGCGACAGATCTCCCGTGAGCTGGGGCCCCAGGAGCCCGCCGGATGCCAGCTGATGCGCAGTAAA AAGCTTCCCCGAGTCCGTGAGCACCAAGGGCCTCTGACCCAGCTGTGGGGCCACCCGCCTCGGTGGCAGGCGATCTTCTGTGTCCTGCGGGGGGATGGCCGCCTGGAGTGGTTCAGCCATAGGGAG GAATATGAGAATGGGGGCCATCCCCTCAGCTCCGTGGCCTTGACAGGGTATACCGTCCTGACTTCCCAGCGGGAATATCTCTGCCTGTTGGATGCTCTCTGCCCAGTCCCCTCAG GAGAGCATACCCAGGAAGAGCCCGAACCCCTCCTGGAAATGCCCGTGAACTTCCCCCTGTTCCTGCAGCACCCCTTCCGCCGGCACCTCTGTTTCTCCGCGGCCACGGGGGAAGCGCGGCGGGCTTGGAGGCTGGCCCTCCAGGGTGGCATCCGGCTCCGTGGGACAG TCTTGCAGCGCAGTCAGGCCCCCGCAGCCCGTGCCTTCCTGGACGCCTTAAGACTCTATCGGCAGCGCCGAGGCCACTTTGGCGAGGACGACGTGACCCTGGGCTCGGATGCCGAG GTGCTGACCGGGGTGCTGATGCGGGAGCTGCTGCCGGCGCTGCGAGCCCAGACCCTGCCCGGCCTGCGGGGGGCCAGCCGCAACCGTGCCTGGGCCTGGACCGAG CTCCTAGACGCAGTCCACGCTGCCGTCCTGGCCGGGGCCTCCGCCGGGCTCCGCGCCTTCCAGCCGGAAAAGGACGAACTGCTGGCGGCCCTGGAGAAGACCATCCGCCCGGACGTGGACCAGATTCTGCAGCTGCGGGCGCGCGTGGCGCGGAGGCTGCGGG TGGAGGTCGAGGGCCCCCTGGAGTCCTGCCTGCGCGGGAGGGTGGACACACAGCTGTCCCGGGTCACGCAAAAGCTGCTGAGCACCGTGGAAGCCGTGCTCTCAACAGTGCAGACCCTCCTAGCCCAGGGCATGGACCGCCTGTCTCGCCACCTGCGTGGGAGCCCCTCTAGCACCCGCTTGCGCAAGGAG GTTTACTCATTTGGGGAGATGCCATGGGACTCAGAGCTGATGCACGCCTGCTACCGTGAGGCTGAGCGAAGCCAGAAGCGCCTGGGGCAGCTGGTGGCGCCTTTTGGCTTCTTTGGCACACGAAGCCTGGTATTTGGGGCCCAGGATCTCGCACAGCAG CTTATGGCTGACGCCGTGGCCACCTTCCTGCAGCTGGCGGACCAGTGTCTGACCACAGCCCTGGACTGCACCCAGGCCGCCCAGCAGTTGGAGAAAGTCAGGGGGCGGGTGCTGAAG AAGTTCCAGTCGGACAGCAGCTCAGCGCGGAGGAGGTTCATCCGTGGATGGTTGCTTTGTATCTTCTTGCCCTTTGTGTTGAGTCAGCTGAAGAGTAGCTGCAAAGCG GAGCTGCCTGAGTTTGAAGGGGAGGTCCTCGCCATGGGTAGCCCGGCCCTGACCATCGAGGGTATCTATGAAGACATTGTCCGGGGGGTTCTGCTGCAGAGGATTGATGGAG AACTGAAAAAGGCCCTTGGTGTCAGTGACATGTCCTGCACTCTGGATGGCTGCTCGGAGGCCCCATGGGACCCGACAGGAGCAG acgaggaaactgaggctcagagagggactTGTCCCAGGCAACCAGGCTCTGGTGCCGAGGTCCAGCTGCTCTGCTCACGGCCTCCTCCAGGAACATCCACAGCTGCGTCTCGACCGCATCTCTCTTCGTTCCCATCGGACAAATGA
- the NIBAN3 gene encoding protein Niban 3 isoform X3, translating into MTQPPPSASRRAYPGRARTPPGNARELPPVPAAPLPPAPLFLRGHGGSAAGLEAGPPGWHPAPWDSLAAQSGPRSPCLPGRLKTLSAAPRPLWRGRRDPGLGCRGADRGADAGAAAGAASPDPARPAGGQPQPCLGLDRGTRGWPHRGTGAGPWGPSSPSPRLSPKLSARLSGSPSLCLSSPIPPHLGSLSRLWPVWGPFGRSGQLLDAVHAAVLAGASAGLRAFQPEKDELLAALEKTIRPDVDQILQLRARVARRLRVEVEGPLESCLRGRVDTQLSRVTQKLLSTVEAVLSTVQTLLAQGMDRLSRHLRGSPSSTRLRKEVYSFGEMPWDSELMHACYREAERSQKRLGQLVAPFGFFGTRSLVFGAQDLAQQLMADAVATFLQLADQCLTTALDCTQAAQQLEKVRGRVLKKFQSDSSSARRRFIRGWLLCIFLPFVLSQLKSSCKAELPEFEGEVLAMGSPALTIEGIYEDIVRGVLLQRIDGELKKALGVSDMSCTLDGCSEAPWDPTGADEETEAQRGTCPRQPGSGAEVQLLCSRPPPGTSTAASRPHLSSFPSDK; encoded by the exons ATGACACAGCCTCCTCCGTCTGCTTCCAGGAGAGCATACCCAGGAAGAGCCCGAACCCCTCCTGGAAATGCCCGTGAACTTCCCCCTGTTCCTGCAGCACCCCTTCCGCCGGCACCTCTGTTTCTCCGCGGCCACGGGGGAAGCGCGGCGGGCTTGGAGGCTGGCCCTCCAGGGTGGCATCCGGCTCCGTGGGACAG TCTTGCAGCGCAGTCAGGCCCCCGCAGCCCGTGCCTTCCTGGACGCCTTAAGACTCTATCGGCAGCGCCGAGGCCACTTTGGCGAGGACGACGTGACCCTGGGCTCGGATGCCGAG GTGCTGACCGGGGTGCTGATGCGGGAGCTGCTGCCGGCGCTGCGAGCCCAGACCCTGCCCGGCCTGCGGGGGGCCAGCCGCAACCGTGCCTGGGCCTGGACCGAGGTACACGCGGGTGGCCGCACAGGGGGACAGGGGCCGGACCCTGGGGCCCGTCTTCCCCCTCCCCGCGACTATCCCCTAAACTCTCTGCGCGTCTCTCTGGCTCtccgtctctgtgtctctcttctcccATCCCGCCCCATCTCGGCTCGCTGTCGCGCCTCTGGCCCGTGTGGGGTCCCTTTGGCCGGTCCGGGCAGCTCCTAGACGCAGTCCACGCTGCCGTCCTGGCCGGGGCCTCCGCCGGGCTCCGCGCCTTCCAGCCGGAAAAGGACGAACTGCTGGCGGCCCTGGAGAAGACCATCCGCCCGGACGTGGACCAGATTCTGCAGCTGCGGGCGCGCGTGGCGCGGAGGCTGCGGG TGGAGGTCGAGGGCCCCCTGGAGTCCTGCCTGCGCGGGAGGGTGGACACACAGCTGTCCCGGGTCACGCAAAAGCTGCTGAGCACCGTGGAAGCCGTGCTCTCAACAGTGCAGACCCTCCTAGCCCAGGGCATGGACCGCCTGTCTCGCCACCTGCGTGGGAGCCCCTCTAGCACCCGCTTGCGCAAGGAG GTTTACTCATTTGGGGAGATGCCATGGGACTCAGAGCTGATGCACGCCTGCTACCGTGAGGCTGAGCGAAGCCAGAAGCGCCTGGGGCAGCTGGTGGCGCCTTTTGGCTTCTTTGGCACACGAAGCCTGGTATTTGGGGCCCAGGATCTCGCACAGCAG CTTATGGCTGACGCCGTGGCCACCTTCCTGCAGCTGGCGGACCAGTGTCTGACCACAGCCCTGGACTGCACCCAGGCCGCCCAGCAGTTGGAGAAAGTCAGGGGGCGGGTGCTGAAG AAGTTCCAGTCGGACAGCAGCTCAGCGCGGAGGAGGTTCATCCGTGGATGGTTGCTTTGTATCTTCTTGCCCTTTGTGTTGAGTCAGCTGAAGAGTAGCTGCAAAGCG GAGCTGCCTGAGTTTGAAGGGGAGGTCCTCGCCATGGGTAGCCCGGCCCTGACCATCGAGGGTATCTATGAAGACATTGTCCGGGGGGTTCTGCTGCAGAGGATTGATGGAG AACTGAAAAAGGCCCTTGGTGTCAGTGACATGTCCTGCACTCTGGATGGCTGCTCGGAGGCCCCATGGGACCCGACAGGAGCAG acgaggaaactgaggctcagagagggactTGTCCCAGGCAACCAGGCTCTGGTGCCGAGGTCCAGCTGCTCTGCTCACGGCCTCCTCCAGGAACATCCACAGCTGCGTCTCGACCGCATCTCTCTTCGTTCCCATCGGACAAATGA